From Paenibacillus sp. PvR098:
GCGAAGAAAGTAAAGTTGCGAACAATGTCCAGCAAACGCTCTTTTTGCAGCATTCCTTTAAGCAGCGTAGTAATTTGTGCAATATGCGGTTCATCAACAATGGGAGAGTTGCGATCCACTTGTTTCCACTGCATATACCGATCATAGTCGGCGGTAATGGAACCAACTCTCGCGTTTACGCCATCGCTTATTATGCTGAAAGCATTGTAATGAAACAAAGGCTTGATGATGTCCTGATATGTCTTGATCTGAAGATAGCCGTCATGAATGGTCGCATCTTCTCTAACTGTTGATTTCAACTCGATGACAACGAGTGGCAATCCATTGACGAACACAACGACATCCGGTCTCTTCTCAGCTTTGTGAATGACAGTGAATTGGTTGATTGCCAAGAACGTGTTATTATTCGGATGATCGAAATCGATGACCTTTACGATACGGGAGGGGACATCCTCGCCGTAAACTTCAATACTAACGCCTTCGATCAGGTATTTCTGAAATTGTTGGTTCGCGGCGAACAGACTCGCATCGTCAATGTATGTGAGCTTGCGAAGCGCAGCTTCAATGATTTCTTCCGGCAGGGAAGGATTCAACGAGAAAAGTGCATCACGCAAATCATGTTCAAGCACGACAAAATGATAGTCACGCTCGAAATCGTAGCCGTTTAGTATAGAATAGCCAAGCTCATCTTGCAAAAGTTCGAGAACAACCGATTCCAGACTATCTTCGGTAAACATGTGATCACCACCAATCTATAGTTCAATTTCCGATATGTCGATTTCTCCGGACATGAGTTTAGGAAGAAGGGCGTCGCGTAAGTAGGACAATACCTTAACTTCATCACCATTCCTTTTCATTCGTTGAAGGAAACTATCCGTTATTAGTCCAAATTGTTCGAGGATATAACTCGGCGGTAGTGCCATTAAATAAAATTCAAAACACGATTCAGGTACTCTTTGCCTCCCTGATGATCCAGACATATTTCTAATTGCATGATTCCGAAAATCTTCGGTTCTGGCTAGAAAATATGCAAATCCAAGAGCATGTTCATTTTTACTTCTCAATACAATAAATTCTGTTGAACCCCACCCAACTTCATCAGCATCAAGAAAATCAACAATTATTGTTTTTCCGTTTTCCAAACAAGGTGTTATTCTTGCCAACAAAACATCGCCATTAATAAACTTGCTTCCAGATGTAAATTCTCTTTCAATCCAGTCAGTTGCTCTCGCTGAGAATGAGGGAAGGTTTTTCATTTCCAGATATACAGCGTTTGTTCCTTTTTTCAAAGATCTCTTGGGATTGATATGTAATACATCGGTTACTTTCCCTACTCTCCATCCCTTGGGAATCTCTTTTCCAAGTTCCTCACACCATTCCATCTCGCCGCCGCTGGACTTGTAAGGTTCACCGTCTTCATTCGGAAACTCAAAATCAACGAACCATTGCTTGAAAATTGCCTGAGCCATTTGTTCAAGGACTTTGTTTAAACGGTTGTTGAGTTCGATTTTTTCGTCAAGAGCGGAGAGGAATGACGCGATTTTTTTCTGGCTTGGGAGTTTCGGTATGGTTATTTCAATTTCACCAATTTGTTTTAAATTAATATTTGGTTGAGCTGATTGAGCAGAAGAACTATTTACATATTCTATAACGCTCTTTTGGTTTAAATAATAATAAATATAGTTATGATCAGCTAATTTTTGATCCAATCTAATTAACGCCACAGCCTGGTTAATA
This genomic window contains:
- a CDS encoding restriction endonuclease subunit S — encoded protein: MSFDDWKPVKLGDLSLKITKGTTPSTIGSGFTNEGVKFFRAESLTDSKYLDKSKLKFINDSTQEKMRRSQLNEYDILFSMAGMFLGKTAVVTKSDIPSNINQAVALIRLDQKLADHNYIYYYLNQKSVIEYVNSSSAQSAQPNINLKQIGEIEITIPKLPSQKKIASFLSALDEKIELNNRLNKVLEQMAQAIFKQWFVDFEFPNEDGEPYKSSGGEMEWCEELGKEIPKGWRVGKVTDVLHINPKRSLKKGTNAVYLEMKNLPSFSARATDWIEREFTSGSKFINGDVLLARITPCLENGKTIIVDFLDADEVGWGSTEFIVLRSKNEHALGFAYFLARTEDFRNHAIRNMSGSSGRQRVPESCFEFYLMALPPSYILEQFGLITDSFLQRMKRNGDEVKVLSYLRDALLPKLMSGEIDISEIEL